From Xiphophorus hellerii strain 12219 chromosome 6, Xiphophorus_hellerii-4.1, whole genome shotgun sequence, the proteins below share one genomic window:
- the LOC116722149 gene encoding kidney mitochondrial carrier protein 1, whose translation MSTVNWKPFVFGGLASITAECGTFPIDLAKTRLQVQGQVGDIKYREIRYRGMLHAIMRIGREEGLRALYSGISPAMLRQASYGTIKIGTYQSFKRLLVDRPEDETLLTNVLCGVLSGVISSSIANPTDVLKIRMQAQGNVIQGSMMGNFINIYQEEGTRGLWKGVSLTAQRAAIVVGVELPVYDITKKHLILSGYMGDTVYTHFLSSFLCGLAGALASNPVDVVRTRMMNQRGGALYQGTLDCLLQTWRSEGFMALYKGFFPNWLRLGPWNIIFFLTYEQLKKINV comes from the exons atgtccacCGTGAACTGGAAGCCTTTCGTTTTCGGCGGGCTTGCTTCCATAACGGCAGAATGCG GCACTTTCCCCATCGACCTGGCCAAGACGCGCCTCCAGGTTCAGGGCCAAGTCGGGGACATCAAGTACCGTGAGATCCGCTACAGAGGCATGCTCCATGCTATCATGAGGATAGGACGAGAGGAGGGGCTCCGGGCGCTTTACTCAGG cATCTCCCCCGCCATGCTCCGTCAGGCCTCCTACGGGACCATCAAAATTGGGACATATCAGAGTTTTAAGCGGCTGCTGGTGGACAGACCAGAAG ATGAGACCTTGCTGACCAATGTGCTGTGCGGCGTTCTCTCTGGAGTCATCTCTTCTTCCATTGCCAACCCCACTGATGTGCTGAAG ATCCGGATGCAGGCTCAGGGAAATGTGATCCAAGGCAGCATGATGGGCAACTTCATCAATATCTACCAGGAGGAGGGCACACGAGGACTGTGGAAG GGTGTTTCTCTAACAGCGCAGAGGGCGGCCATCGTGGTCGGCGTCGAACTCCCGGTCTACGACATCACCAAGAAGCACCTGATCCTGTCGGGTTACATGGGGGACACCGTGTACACACACTTCCT GTCCAGCTTTCTGTGTGGCCTCGCTGGGGCTCTGGCCTCGAATCCAGTAGATGTGGTCCGGACACGCATGATGAACCAGAGGGGAGGGGCTCTGTACCAGGGAACGCTCGACTGTCTGCTGCAG acGTGGCGCTCAGAGGGCTTCATGGCGCTCTACAAGGGTTTCTTCCCAAACTGGCTCCGCCTGGGGCCGTGGAACATCATT TTCTTCCTCACTTACgagcagctgaagaagatcAACGTGTGA